The Aestuariibius sp. HNIBRBA575 nucleotide sequence TTAAACAAAATCCGCGCACGTTCGCCGCGCAGCACAATGCGATGATCGGGCGAAACCAGCAGACTGTTATCCGGGATATCCACCCCAAGCGAGGATCGGTTCAAACGCACCGGCGCCAGATGGGGCATTGCATATAGGCGCGCGCCGCTGACGTGACGTTGCCCCTGCCAGATCACTGCTTGTAGGCCGTTATCTTTGGTCTGAAGCCGGGTGCCGATGCCAACCTGTTCCACGGGCAAAGGCCCCTGTTCAGTCTGGATCAGCGTCCCCGGCGTAAAACAAATCACGCCGCCGGCCGGATCGCCCGGCATCCCACGGGCCTGTTGGCGGGCGTTCAGGTCAACATTGTGACTGACCACCCACAAATCCGCCGCGCGTGGGGGAATTTCGGCGTGAAACATACAAAGTGGGGTTTTTCCCATTCCGGCGTCGATCAACGTCACCGTCCAGGTGTCACGCCCATCCGTCACGGTAAACGCTTCGTCAAACAAGGGCCCTTCGACCGGGAGCTCATCAAGTTTGGATGTGTCCGCCTCGACTGAATTTAACAAACGGCGCACACTAAGTGCGGCGCGTTTGCGTAGGTTTGCCTCGCCTTTTGCGTCGCCAAGGGGCAAAATGCCCTTGGGCCCATCAACGCGCATCGCCTCACCTGTCCATCTCCAAGCGACGCCAACGCGCAACGATTGAAGCGGTGCGGACCCAAGTCCGTCAATTTCGGTTTGCGACCAGGGGACGACAAACGTGCCACGAAAGCCCGTTTTCATGCCTGTTACCTGCCTTTTCGTTTCCTCAATGCGTCCGCCTCTTTGGGCCGATCACATGGATAAGGTATCAGCCGCAATCAACGGCAGGCAAGCGTTAATACAAGGGCGCGTTAACTATTTGTTCAGAAGTTGAGATTGAGCTTCAGTGAGCCCAGCAATTGGCCTTCGGGTTGGCCTTCGAATTCTTCGGACAGATAGGTCAGCCCGTAGAAAAACGAAACATCCTCAGCGAATTGCCAATGGGCCCCGGCGCGCAGGCGGGTGCGATTGTTCAGGGCGGTCACCCCTCGGTCATCAGGCAACCAAGCGCTGTCCGCCACATGGGTGTAATCCGCCCCAAACGTAAAGGCCAAACCCCCATCAACGCCTTCAACGCCTTCAACGCCGCGATAAAGCTGGCCGGTCGGCACATCGCGGATCAACAGATCCGACTGGCCAATCCGTCCATACATCACGTCAAATCCAACCCGCGCGAAATCCTCTGGCCCGGTTTTCACCTCGGCAAAGGGACGGATCGTTGTGCGATCATTCAGGCGCACAGGGCGCGACACCTCGGCGCCAATCCCAAAATGAACCGCGTTTTCCAATTGGTCATCCAGAACCCGTGGCGTCGGCGCATCCACCAAAACGTGGAACCATTCCTGCAATTCGCCCAATCCCGTCTGCGGCCCCACGGCGGTGATTTCTGCACCCGCCGCTATATCATAGGCCCCGCGGGCAAAATGTGTGTGCGCCCCAAAGGTCAGCGCGCCGACATAAGGACGGTCATCCGATCCAACCCCGTTTAGACGCCGGGGTGCGATGATTTCGGTGCGCACCCGGTATTCCATCAGTTCAAACGCGGCTTCGGGTGGGCGGCCATTCCATTCATAGCCACGCACCAGCGACCATGAATATGACCCAGACCGCCAGCGATCGTCACCATCCCCGAAAAAGTCATTGGTGAACAAACGGCCAAAGCCCAGCGTTTTGCGATCCTCTGCAGCGGCGGTATCCGCAGCCAAACCAGAAGAAACCGCAATAATACCGGCCAAAATGATTGAAATAATGCGCATGCTTTGTTCCGTTCCTAAACCGTAATCGGCGCCCCACCTTTAGGTTCTATAAACTGCGACCCTGTGAATTGGCCAGTTGTGGATTGAAAACACCCAACATGTATGTCGCATGGGTTACATCAATGCCACGCCCGAACGGGTCAGTATCTGTGGGCCTATATGACCCTGACTCTGGTCTTGACTCTGACGGTGTAATCCCACAAAACCACCCCAAATCCGGAAGTGCAAAACCTTCCGGTCCTGCGCCCTGCCAGGATCGACCCCCGTCAGCGAGTTTCGCCCACGGGGGCCTTTGTCGTGTGGCGCTTGGAGTTTAATGAGCCGGTTCCTATCTAGGGACCAGACCCCGAAATGGCCAAGGAGGGCCGAGGCATGTTTGAAAATCTATCCGAACGTCTCTCTGGCGTCTTTGATCGGCTGACAAAACAGGGCGCGCTGTCCGAAGACGACGTGAAAACCGCGCTGCGCGAAGTGCGTGTTGCCCTGCTAGAAGCCGATGTTTCATTGCCCGTTGCGCGTGATTTCGTCAAAGCGGTCACCGAAAAGGCCACCGGCCAAGCCGTCACCAAATCCATCACCCCCGGTCAACAAGTCGTCAAAATCGTCCATGACGAATTGGTGCATGTATTGGCCGGAGAAGACGATGCAGGTGATCTGAAAATCGACAATCCGCCTGCGCCGATCCTGATGGTTGGTCTGCAAGGGTCCGGTAAAACCACAACGACCGCCAAACTGGCAAAACGTCTGACCGAACGCGAAGGCAAACGTGTTTTGATGGCGTCGCTGGATGTGAATCGCCCCGCTGCGATGGAACAATTGGCGATTCTGGGCACGCAGATCGGCGTAGACACCCTGCCCATCGTCAAAGGCGAAGACCCGGTTCAGATCGCAAAACGCGCCAAAACCCAAGCCAGCCTTGGTGGTTATGACGTCTACATGCTGGATACGGCCGGTCGTTTGCACATTGATGCCGAACTGATCCAACAGGCCGCGGATGTGCGTGACGTGGCCAATCCGCGCGAAACCTTGCTGGTGGTCGATGGCCTGACCGGTCAG carries:
- a CDS encoding Hint domain-containing protein — protein: MKTGFRGTFVVPWSQTEIDGLGSAPLQSLRVGVAWRWTGEAMRVDGPKGILPLGDAKGEANLRKRAALSVRRLLNSVEADTSKLDELPVEGPLFDEAFTVTDGRDTWTVTLIDAGMGKTPLCMFHAEIPPRAADLWVVSHNVDLNARQQARGMPGDPAGGVICFTPGTLIQTEQGPLPVEQVGIGTRLQTKDNGLQAVIWQGQRHVSGARLYAMPHLAPVRLNRSSLGVDIPDNSLLVSPDHRIVLRGERARILFNCQEVLVAARDLVNDREIIVDRQVRGVQYIHLMLPQHEIVFANGVETESFHPLSADLASMASDDLTRLNAVLPDFSSDAQSYGGYARRVLAGSEAAILRHQAA
- a CDS encoding lipid A-modifier LpxR family protein, whose amino-acid sequence is MRIISIILAGIIAVSSGLAADTAAAEDRKTLGFGRLFTNDFFGDGDDRWRSGSYSWSLVRGYEWNGRPPEAAFELMEYRVRTEIIAPRRLNGVGSDDRPYVGALTFGAHTHFARGAYDIAAGAEITAVGPQTGLGELQEWFHVLVDAPTPRVLDDQLENAVHFGIGAEVSRPVRLNDRTTIRPFAEVKTGPEDFARVGFDVMYGRIGQSDLLIRDVPTGQLYRGVEGVEGVDGGLAFTFGADYTHVADSAWLPDDRGVTALNNRTRLRAGAHWQFAEDVSFFYGLTYLSEEFEGQPEGQLLGSLKLNLNF